The genomic stretch TGGGCCGGCTGCTCGGTCTGCGCAAGCCGGCCGCCCGGGACCGGGCAGCCCAGTTGCTGGCCGCGTTCGGGTTGACCGAGGCGGCCGGGCGGCAGGTCAAGAAGTACTCCGGCGGTATGCGGCGGCGTATCGACATCGCGGCGAGCATCCTCGGCACCCCGGATCTGCTCTTCCTCGACGAGCCCACGACCGGGTTGGACCCGCGCAGCCGCAACCAGGTGTGGGAGATCGTCCGGGCGGTGGTGGCACACGGCACGACCGTGCTGCTGACCACGCAGTACCTGGACGAGGCCGACCAGTTGGCCGGCCGGATCGCGGTGGTCGACCACGGCCGGGTGATCGCGGAGGGCACCCCGGGCGAACTCAAGTCCTCGGTCGGGTCCGGCACGGTGCACCTGCGGCTACGGGACGCCGACCAGCGCCCCGAGGCACAGCGGTTGCTGCAGGGCGTGCTCAGCGAGACGGTGCAGCTGGAGGCCGACCCGGTGGCGATCACCGCGCGGGTCGGCGGGGCCGGCAACGACCTCGACGCCAGCGCGCAGGCCGCCCGGGCCCTGGGCGAGCTGTCCCGCGCCGGGATCGTGGTGGACGACTTCTCGCTCGGCCAGCCGAGCCTGGACGAGGTCTTCCTGGCCCTGACCGACCGTCCCGCCGAGCCGACCGCCGCCGAGCGGGACGATGAGCTGGAGGCAGCCCGATGAGCAGCGACACCGCCACCTCGACCGGCCCGGCGCCGTCGGTCTACGTACCCTCCTCCGAGGCGTTGGCGACGGTGCTCGCACCGGCGGCGCGCCCGCCCCGCCCGAGCCCGCTCTCGGCGTCGCTGACCTTCAGCTGGCGTGCCATGCTGAAGATCAAGCACGTGCCGGAGCAGCTCTTCGACGTCACCATGTTCCCGATCATCATGGTGCTGATGTTCACGTACCTGTTCGGCGGCGCGCTCGCCGGCGACCCGCGTGACTACCTGCAGTTCTTCCTGCCGGGCATCATGGTGACCAGCGTCGTGATGATCACGATGTACACTGCGGTCGGGCTGAACAGCGACATCGAGAAGGGCATCTTCGACCGGTTCCGGACGCTGCCGGTGTGGCGACCGGCCGCCCTGGTCGGCATGATCTTCGGCGACGTGCTGCGGTACATCCTCGCGGCCACCGTGATCCTCACCCTGGGTCTGGTGCTCGGCTTCCGTCCCGAGGGCGGGCTGCTCGGGGTCCTCGGCGGGATCGGCCTGCTGGTCGTCTTCTCGTTCGCGTTCTCCTGGGTCTGGACGCTGTTCGGGCTGATCCTGCGTAACGAGAAGTCGGTGATGGGGGCCAGCATGATGGTGCTGTTCCCGCTGACCTTCCTGAGCAACGTCTTCGTCGACCCGTCCACCATGCCCGGCTGGCTCCAGGCGTTCGTCAAGGCCAACCCCATCACGCACCTGGTGTCCTCGGTCCGGGCCTCGATGGCCGGCACGTCGGACACGTCGGCCATGATGTGGACGTTCGGCTGGAGCGTGCTGTTCGTGGTGGTCTTCGGCATCCTCACGATGTATCGCTACAACCGCCGCTGACCCTCGGCCGCCGAACCGGTTCCGGGCAGCGTCCCGCCCAGGAGGATGCTCCCGGAGCCGGTCCGGTCACAGCCGCCAGGGCACCGGTGCGGCGGGAAGATACCGGCAGGCGGCACCGGTCGAGACGGTCTCGCGCAGGTGCGCGGCGAGCGGCGGATGTCGTTCGTCGAGGCGGCGCAGGGTGTCCCTGATCCGGGCGGTGACCGTCTTGCGGGCCCGCTCCGCCTCGTCGCCCAGTCGGCGGGTCCGCCCGGCCAGCCCGGCGGCCGACCGCAACTGCGCGATCAACGCACTGCGCTCGGCGTCCAGCGCGGCCACCTTCGGCTCGTCGCCACGGGCCGCCGCCCGGTCGATCTCGTCGTCGAGGCGGGTCAGGTGACGCCGGTAGCGGTTCCGCGCCTCCCCGTCGAGCACCTCGTCGCCGCCCATCCGACGGGCCGCCACCAGATCCGGGCCCGCCGCCGGGTCTAGCAGTTCGACGGCGGACACGTCGACACCGGGACTGCCGAGCAGCAGGCGCAGGTCGTGCAGCCCCTTGGCGTCCGGGAGGTGCGCGGTGAACCCCTGATAGGTCAGCCGCCAGACCGCCCCGTCGCGGCGGAACTCGTACGCCGGGGCCGCTGGCGTGGGGACCGGTCTGGTCGGCGTACCCGTCGAGGTGGCCGCCGCCCGGCCGCCCGGAGCGTCCTCGGCGAGCCCGGCGAGCACCTGCGGCAGGGCGAGTTCGCGGGCCTCGTCCCGGGTCGTCGCCCGGATCGTGGCGGCGGTGGACGCGTCCCCCGGACGGCCCCGGGCGAGGAGAGCCTCGACGAGCGCCACCCGGGCGAACAGGGACCACGGCCGGGCGCCCATCCGGTCGGCGGCGTCGCGGGCGGCGGTGAACCGGGCGACCGCGTCGTCCCACCGCCGGTCGGCGGCGTCGATCACGCCTAGCCAGTGGTCCACCGGCCCGCTGAGGTCGCAGCCGAACAGCGAGACCAGCCACTGGCCCTGGTACGGCAGCAGCGCCTGCCGTGCCTCGGCGCAGCGGCCCGGATCGGCGACGGTGGCCTGGGCGCACAGCCGCAGCCAGAGCGGGACGACCGGGCCGGGGTACGTGGTCCCGGCGGCGTCGAGGTCGACGGCGATGCGGGTGGCGGCGCGGTGGTCGCCGCGTTCGGCGGCGGTGATGCCCCGCAGCAGCGCCAAGTGCGGGTGGTCGCCGTCGCCAAGCCCGTCGACCAGATCGTCTGCCGCGTCGAAGTCGCCCTTCAGCAGCAGGTACGACCAGCGCAGGTGATGGCCGAGGAAGTTGTTGTGCTCGGGCTGCTCCCAGTCGTCAAGGTCGCCCAGGTCGGAGAAGCAGGTCTCGGCCCCGGCGAAGTCGCCCCGGAAGGCGCTGGTGATGCCGGCGTCGATGGCCGCCGCCATCTGGTGGCGTGGTTTACCGGTCTGCCGGGCTGCGGTCACGAACGCGGTCAACTCGTCCTGGTAGCGGGGATCTCCGAGTTCGAGCAACGCCACCCAGCGCAGCGAGTTGGCCCACAACTCGGTCTCCTGGTCACCGCCCCGGCGGGCCACCTCCCGGATCTCGGCGGTCAGGGCGACCCGTTCGGCTGCGGTGCCCGGCCCCCAGGTGGCGTCGTGCCGGGCCCAGAGACTGAAGGCGAGCGCGTCGTCGTCGTGCACCCGGCGGGCGAGCGCCTCGGTGGCAGTGATCAGGTCGGCTTCCAGGCTGCGTACCGGGGCGCCGTCGCCGGGTTCGCCGACGAGCCGGCGGTGCGCCTCGCGCACCAGGCGCTCCGTGTCGACGGCGATCCGGGGATTGGTCTGACGGTGACGGTGCACGTTGAGGGCGAACCGGGCCAGCAGGGCCGGCTCGTCGGTGGTCAGCGCCAGCGCGGCGGTGTCGGCGAGGATCTGGTCCGCCTCGTCCCGGCCGCCGGTGTGGAAGAGTCGGTCGGTCAACTCGATCATGATCTTGATCCGTTGGGACGGGTCCGTCGCCACCGTCGCCGCACGGCGCAGGTGCACGGTCGACTCCTCCAACGCCAACCGGCAGGCGGCGTCCCGGGCGGCGGCGAGCAGCAGTTCCGCGCGGCGGTACGCCGCCAGCTGCGCGTCGGCGAGCCAGGCGTGCCGGGCCAGGTCGGCCGGGATCAGCCACTCGGCGAGCGCGGCGTGCTCGTCCACGGCGCGGACGACGGCGGCATGCCGCACCCGGCGCTCGCCATCGGCGAGACCGTCGTACAGGGTCTCGCGGACCAGATCGTGCGCGAAGGCGTACCGGCCGTCGGCGCCGGAGAGCACCAGCCGCGCCGCCACCGCCACGTCCAGCAGGGCGTCGAGCCGGGCCGGTGGCAGACCGGCGCTCGCGGCGAGGACCGCCGGGTGGAACTCCCGCCCGAGCACCGCGGCGACGGTCAGCACGTCGACCACCGCGACGGGCAACCGGTCGAGCCGCTGTCGCACCACCTCGCGTACGCCGGGCGGGATGCCGGCCAGTTGCCCGTCGGAGTGCCACAGCCGGGCGGTCTGCTCGACGAAGAAGGGATTGCCGCCAGTACGCCGGTGCACGTCGTCGACGCAGTGCGAATCCGGCTCCCGGCCGGCGGTGCGGGTCATCAACGCGCCGACCTCGTCGCGGGACAGGCCGGTGAGAGTGATCGGGGTGGCCTTGGCCACCAGCGACATCAGCAACGGCCCCAGCGGATGCGCCTCCGCCTCGACCTCCGCGTCCCGATAGGTGCCGACCAGCAGTAACCGCTCGAACCAGGTGTGCTGGGCGGCGAACCGCAGCAGCCGCACCGACGCCGCGTCGGACCAGTGCAGGTCGTCCAGGACCACCAGCACCGGCCGCCGCTGCGAAACGGCGACCAGGGCGGCGGTGACCGAGTCGAAGAGGGCGAACGCCTCCCGCTCGGCCGCGTCACCGCCATCGGACCCGAGCGCCGGCGGCAGCAGCCCGTCGCCGCTCGTGGTGGTCGGCGTCATCATCGGCGGGCCGTGGAGTCTCGACGTGGGATCCACCTCGCCGAGCAGCAGGCGCAGCGCCGGCTCAGCCGACTCCCGGGCCACCACCCAGTCCTCCGGCGACCGGCGCAGGCCCCGCAGCACCTGCACCCACGGCCAGTAACCGGGAGCGCTGGCCGAATCCCAACAGGCCGCACCGAGCACCAGCGCGCCCTGCCGGCGGGCCTCATCGGCGGCGGACGTCACCAGGGTCGTCTTGCCGATTCCCGGCTCACCGGTGACCAGGACCAGGCCGCCGTGACTGGCGGCGGCCCGATCGACCTCGGCGCGCAGCAGGGCGGCAGGGTGGTCCCGTCCGATCATCGTGCCGCTGGGCCACGCCTTCATGGCAACCGACGGTATCTGACGCCACCGACAGACCCGGGCGGATCCGCGCCGGCACCGCCTCGCGCCGGGACGACCCGGGTCACACGTCCGGGCCGACCGGGCCGAGCGCCGCCAGGTGGGCGAGGACGGCCTGGTTGGCCTCCCAGCCGTCGGGGAACTTCACCGGCACGTCCAGTTGCGGCGCCTCGGTCGACGGGTGGGCGTCCAGCAGCTCGCCGATGCCCGCGCGGGCCACCACCACGCAGGCCTGCCGGTGCCGGGAGGCGAGCACGCAGAGCCGCCCCGACTCCAGGTGGAAGGCGGTCGCGTCGCGCCGGCCGGAGAGCGGGTGCAGCACGATCGTCATGTCGTACTCGCGGCCCTGGAGCCGGTTGGCGGTGTCCACGGTGACGCCCGCTCCCGCCTCGCCCAGCAGCGACCGGATGACCGCGACCTGGTCGCGGTGCGCGGCGCCGACCGCGATCCGGTCCGCGGTCACCGGCGCGCCGCCGGGCGACTGCTCGCAGATCGCGACCGCCCCGCGGCGCAGCACCCGCGTGGCGAGCGCGGCGCACGCGGCGGCGGCCTCGGCGTCGGTACGCAGGGTGTGCCGGGCCGGCAGCTCGTAGAGCGCCCAGCCGTCGGCGGCGGCCAGATCCACCGCCCGGTCGACGGCGTCGCCCGGCCCCGCCTCGGTGAAGTGCAGCGCCCGCTGGGTGGACACCGTGCCGGAACGGAACTCGGTGAAGGGATAGAACGCCTGCGACACCACCGGGGCGGCCGAGGCGGGCAGCCGCCACGACACCGGCAGCCGGTGCACCGGCAACTGCGGGTTGTGCCGCAGCAGCACGGCCACCGCCGACTGCATCGGATCCCAGGTCAGCCCCGCCCACCGCCCGGTCTCGACGGTGGAGAACGGGTCGAGTTGGCCGGGATCGCCCACGAACAGCGCCCGTTCGAACCTGCCGGCCACGCGCAGCAACGCGTCCGAGCGCATCTGGTACGCCTCGTCCACGATCGCCCACGGCCACGAGCCCTCGGCGACCGTGGCCCACTTGGCGGCCGTACCGATGACGACGGCCGAGGCGGCGAGATCGGTAACCTTGGCGGCGACCCGGACCTGGTCGTGTGAGCGCACCCGTTCCGACGGCCGGTAGTCGCCGGCGGAGAGCCGACCGATCCGCAGCTCGGGGGCCTTCCGGGCGAGCCGGTCGATCAGGTCGTCGACCTGCTCGTTGGTCTGCGCGATGATCATCAGCGGCTCGCCGGTGCCGGCCAACTCGACGGCGGCCCGCACCACCAGCGTGGACTTGCCCGCGCCCGGCGGCGAGTCGACCACCACGCCCCGGTGCTCGCCGGACCGCAGGTCGGCCAGCACGGTCGTGATCACGCGTTCCGCCTCGATCCCCGGCGGCACCGTCAACTGCGGCAGCATCGGGCGCTCAGTGCACGATGACCGGGGCCCGGGGCGCCTCGCCGGGCTGCTCCCCCGGTTGGTCGTCGAGCAGGTGCGACCGCTCCCGCCGCCGGGGCAGGAAGGCGGCCGGGATGAACGTCGCCGCCACCAGGGCGAACGCGACCCAGAACGTGGTCGCGAAGGAGTTGGCGGCGAAGTCGAGACCGCGCTCGATGAGCGACGGGTCGGGCACCTGCTGGGCCAGTTCGGGCCGCTGCTGGGCAGCGACCGCCAACCCGGCCTCGGTGACCGGCTCGCCGTTCGGGCCGGTCAGGCCGGGGATCGGCTGGGACTTGTTCAGCTCGGTGGTGAGGATCACCGACATCACCGCCGCGCCGACCGAACCGCCGATCTGCTGGAGGATGTTCACCAGCGTGGAGCCTCGGGCGACCTCGTGCCCGGTCAGCGTCTTCAACGCCGAGGTCATGATCGGCATCATCGTGCCGCCCATGCCCAGGCCCATGACGAACAGCGAGCCGCAGAGCAGCATGTACGAGGTGTCCGCGTCGAGCTGGGTGAAGGTGAAGAACCCGGCGAGGATGAGCACCAGCGCGAACGGCACCGTCCGGCCGACCGGCACCTTGTCGGCGAGCATGCCGGCGATCGGCATGGTGACCATGGCGCCGAGGCCCTGCGGCGCCATCAACAGACCGGCGTGCAAGGTCGACTCGCCGCGCACCTGGAGGAAGTAGCTGGGGAAGAGCAGCCCGGCCCCCATGAACGCGATGATGAAGACGAACATGGTCACCGCCGCGATGGTCAACCGGCGGTTGCGGAACAGCCGCAGGTCCAGCAGCGGATGTTCGGGCTTGAAGGAGTACAGGACGAACGCCACCACCAGCGCGGCGCCGACCAGCATCGGGCCCCAGACCTCCGGCTCGGCGAACGTGCCGGTCTCCGGCAGCGTGGAGACGCCGTAGAGGAACAGGGCGAGGCCGGGCGAGAGCATCAGCATGCCGAGGAAGTCGAACGACTGGGAGGGCTCGGCGCTGTCCTTCGGGAGCGCCATCTGCGCGTAGACCAGCGCGACCACACCGATCGGCAGGTTGATCAGGAAGATCCAGTGCCAGCTCGCCACGTCGATCAGCCAGCCGCCGAGGATCGGGCCGCTGATCGGGCCGAGCAGCATCGGGATGCCGAGCACGGCCATCAACCGCCCGATCCGGTTCGGGCCGGCCGCCCGCGTCATGATCGCCATGCCGATCGGCATCAGCATGCCGCCGCCGAACCCCTGCAACACGCGGTACGCGATCAGCTGCCCGATGGTGTCGGCCGTGGCGCAGAGGCCGGACCCGATGGTGAACAGCGCCAGGGCGATCATGTAGAGGCGTTTGGTGCCGAACCGGTCGGCGGCCCACCCGCTGAGCGGGATGACCGTGGCCAACGCCAGCGTGTAGCCGGTCATCGTCCAGGCGACGCGGGCGTACGAGGCGTCGAACTCGCTCTGGAAGGTCGGCAGCGCGACGCTGACCACCGTCACGTCGAGGATCGACATGATCGCGCCGAGCACGACGACGCCGGCCACCTTGAGTACCGCGGCGTCGAGCTTGTCCGATGTCGGGACAGGTTGCGGTGCCGCGACAGATTGCTGTGCCACGAAGTCTCCTGTTGTCGGATCTGACCGTTAGGACGAGCGGTGGTGGCCGACGCGGTGCCTGCGACGCCCGCAGCGCAGATTAGCCCCCACCGTCGACACTCCGCCGCCCGTTTAGCGGCTGGCAGACCCGGTTCGCCGGTGTTCCTCGTCACCACTCGTTCCCGGCGGCCGAGGGCACGACCATCGGAAGTCGCGGCGCGGACCGAGGTTGCTACCGTGGCCGCCGCGTCCCTCGTCGCGTACGTCACGGGAAGGCCGGAACTCGCGGCGACTGTGGCCTCGCTCGGTGCCGCCGCCACGCTCTGGGTCACGGCAGTCGTCGTGACCTGGCCGGCGGTGAGGGCGCCCGGCACGGCGGCTGACCCGAGGGCGGCGGGGTCGGATGCGGGCCCTGTCGAGCTGACTGCGTCAACGGATGCGGTCCGCCCGTTCAGGTCAGCGAGTTCTCGGTGCTGGTGGGGGCGACCAGCCCGGCGTCCCGAAGCTGATGGGTGAGGGTGCCCATAGCGGCCTGGAAGTCGTGCCGGTCGACCAGGTGGAACCGCCGGAAGAACCAGTCGGGAACACGAGCCTGGCGCTGCCGGCTACGGAAGACCAGGTCCTGGACCTGACGGGCGAGGACGAGCAGTTCGGCCGTGGTGGCCTCGCCACACCGCTCGATCGTGGCGGTGATCCTCGCCTGCACGACGGCGAGAGCATGTTCCCGTTCGGTCGCCACGTCCCGCTGGCTCCGATAGATCTCCAGCCCGAGCAGCAGCGCGCCCAGCGACGGGACGTACCACTGGAGCAGCAGTTGGGAGACGGTCAGCCCGGCGGTCACGCCGAACACGACACCGAACACGGCCCATAGTGCCGTTCCGCCGAGCACCACGTGGGAGTAGCGACGGCGGATCCGGGCTCCCCAGCCGAGGTTCTGCTGCTGGCAGGCGAGTACGTCGTACGGGCGGGGCAGGTGGGGCACCTCGTAGTAGTCACGCAGGTATGTCTCGTCACCACGGTAGGCGCGGTGCAGGCGGCTCACCTCGGCGGCGCTCACCTCGTCTCCGGCGGCCACCGTGTTCCAGGGCAGACCGAAGAGTCGGACGTCGAACATCTCCTGAAGTACGGCCGCGCGCCCGAGTTGGCCGCGTGACCAGGCACCCAGCCCGACCGCGTTCGCCAGCGCCCAGAGCGCACCGACTGCGGTGACCACCGTGGACGACACGCCGGTGATGGCTACCACCGCGCCGACCGCACCGATCAGGATGGAGAGGACCATCCGCAGGTTGTCGAGTTGCTGCGCCCGCGCATGGCAGACGGACATGGCCCGCAGCAGGGCCATCATCTCGGGCTCGGTCTGGCGGCTGAGCAGGGACTTAGCGGGATCGGTCACGACAGCCTCCCGGGTCCGGGCAACCGGTCACAAATCTAGATCTCTGGATGTTACCCAGAGCATCACAACAACCTCGGAAAGTGATCCACTGGTTACCTTTTAGTAGGGTTCGTGGCGGGCTGAGGAAAGCTGACTGATTAGCCCGACAGTCGGCTACATTGAGCCGAAACACAGTCAGGAGTGCCGATCTCCGGCCAGGGCAACGTCTGCGGCGCCCCTCTCCTGCACCCCTTTGGAAGGTCCAACGAACGACATGGACAACAGAGTCGCCAATGATCGTCCGGTACCGGACATCCACGTCACCTCGGCCATCGAGGAGTGGGCCGGGGCGGACGACGTCCTGATCGTGCCGGAGTTCCACCCGGATCCGAACAAGACCGATGCCCAGCTGTACTGCGTCGAGGTGACCTCCCACGAGGGCGAGCAGTCGCTCAGGCAGAGGTTCGTCGTCAAGGTCGTCTCGGCCGAGACGGCAGCGAGGCTTGCGGCCGGACACCGCCGGGCAGAGCGATCACACCCCGCCTTCGCCAGCCGCCACATCGTCGAGCACCGTGGCCTCTACCGGGTGGATGATGCCCGGCGGCTGCTGATCCAGCAGGTCGCCAACGGCGGTGACGAAGTCGTGAGCCTCGCGGCGTCGGGCGACAGCGAGCGGCTGGTCGCCCTTCCACTGATCGCCGACGCGCTCGTCAATGTGTGGAACGCAGCCGACCCGGCACGGCACGGATCCGGCCTACCGACCAGGACGACCAGCGTCGGCGAGTTCGTTCGGCAGGAGGTCGCGCATCTGGCGACCACGGAGTCGGTGCTGGTCGCCGCCGCAGAGCTCGGGGTGCCCGATGACGCCGGTGCGACACTGGTCCTCGACGGTGCAGACCGCCCGAATCCCCTCGACCTCCTCATCCGGACCGAGTCACCGCTGAGCCAGCGGCGCGTGGTCCATCTCGTCGGTCACACTCACGGTGATCTGAACGGCGGCAACGTCCTCATCCCGTTCGAGACGGGCAAGCCGAGGTACGGCGCGTTCCTGCTCGTCGACCTCGGCGGCTACCAGCACGACGGTCCGCTCACCCGGGACCTGACCTTCGCGTTGTTGGGCACGCTGCTCAGGACGGTGGCACCACCACCGTTCCCCGGGGAACCCGCCGAGGTGCTGCCCCGCGACCAGGCCGAGGCCCTACGCCGTTTGATGATCAATCCGGAGACTGCGCCATCGGACAGGGTGCTACCGGGCCTCACCCAGCTCGTCCGGCAGGTCTACCAGACCGGCCTGACGCACGCCGAGCAGGCCGGCCTCAGGCCGGCATGGCGCCAGCAGTGG from Micromonospora craniellae encodes the following:
- a CDS encoding AAA domain-containing protein, with translation MLPQLTVPPGIEAERVITTVLADLRSGEHRGVVVDSPPGAGKSTLVVRAAVELAGTGEPLMIIAQTNEQVDDLIDRLARKAPELRIGRLSAGDYRPSERVRSHDQVRVAAKVTDLAASAVVIGTAAKWATVAEGSWPWAIVDEAYQMRSDALLRVAGRFERALFVGDPGQLDPFSTVETGRWAGLTWDPMQSAVAVLLRHNPQLPVHRLPVSWRLPASAAPVVSQAFYPFTEFRSGTVSTQRALHFTEAGPGDAVDRAVDLAAADGWALYELPARHTLRTDAEAAAACAALATRVLRRGAVAICEQSPGGAPVTADRIAVGAAHRDQVAVIRSLLGEAGAGVTVDTANRLQGREYDMTIVLHPLSGRRDATAFHLESGRLCVLASRHRQACVVVARAGIGELLDAHPSTEAPQLDVPVKFPDGWEANQAVLAHLAALGPVGPDV
- a CDS encoding S-4TM family putative pore-forming effector, whose protein sequence is MTDPAKSLLSRQTEPEMMALLRAMSVCHARAQQLDNLRMVLSILIGAVGAVVAITGVSSTVVTAVGALWALANAVGLGAWSRGQLGRAAVLQEMFDVRLFGLPWNTVAAGDEVSAAEVSRLHRAYRGDETYLRDYYEVPHLPRPYDVLACQQQNLGWGARIRRRYSHVVLGGTALWAVFGVVFGVTAGLTVSQLLLQWYVPSLGALLLGLEIYRSQRDVATEREHALAVVQARITATIERCGEATTAELLVLARQVQDLVFRSRQRQARVPDWFFRRFHLVDRHDFQAAMGTLTHQLRDAGLVAPTSTENSLT
- a CDS encoding ATP-binding cassette domain-containing protein → MNRRTTGLAIEAEGLTRSFGDTRALAGLDLQVPAGAVYGVLGPNGAGKTTAVRILATLLRPDGGQARVFGHDVVTEANAVRGRVSLTGQYASVDEDLTGAENLILLGRLLGLRKPAARDRAAQLLAAFGLTEAAGRQVKKYSGGMRRRIDIAASILGTPDLLFLDEPTTGLDPRSRNQVWEIVRAVVAHGTTVLLTTQYLDEADQLAGRIAVVDHGRVIAEGTPGELKSSVGSGTVHLRLRDADQRPEAQRLLQGVLSETVQLEADPVAITARVGGAGNDLDASAQAARALGELSRAGIVVDDFSLGQPSLDEVFLALTDRPAEPTAAERDDELEAAR
- a CDS encoding DHA2 family efflux MFS transporter permease subunit; this encodes MAQQSVAAPQPVPTSDKLDAAVLKVAGVVVLGAIMSILDVTVVSVALPTFQSEFDASYARVAWTMTGYTLALATVIPLSGWAADRFGTKRLYMIALALFTIGSGLCATADTIGQLIAYRVLQGFGGGMLMPIGMAIMTRAAGPNRIGRLMAVLGIPMLLGPISGPILGGWLIDVASWHWIFLINLPIGVVALVYAQMALPKDSAEPSQSFDFLGMLMLSPGLALFLYGVSTLPETGTFAEPEVWGPMLVGAALVVAFVLYSFKPEHPLLDLRLFRNRRLTIAAVTMFVFIIAFMGAGLLFPSYFLQVRGESTLHAGLLMAPQGLGAMVTMPIAGMLADKVPVGRTVPFALVLILAGFFTFTQLDADTSYMLLCGSLFVMGLGMGGTMMPIMTSALKTLTGHEVARGSTLVNILQQIGGSVGAAVMSVILTTELNKSQPIPGLTGPNGEPVTEAGLAVAAQQRPELAQQVPDPSLIERGLDFAANSFATTFWVAFALVAATFIPAAFLPRRRERSHLLDDQPGEQPGEAPRAPVIVH
- a CDS encoding AAA family ATPase, which produces MKAWPSGTMIGRDHPAALLRAEVDRAAASHGGLVLVTGEPGIGKTTLVTSAADEARRQGALVLGAACWDSASAPGYWPWVQVLRGLRRSPEDWVVARESAEPALRLLLGEVDPTSRLHGPPMMTPTTTSGDGLLPPALGSDGGDAAEREAFALFDSVTAALVAVSQRRPVLVVLDDLHWSDAASVRLLRFAAQHTWFERLLLVGTYRDAEVEAEAHPLGPLLMSLVAKATPITLTGLSRDEVGALMTRTAGREPDSHCVDDVHRRTGGNPFFVEQTARLWHSDGQLAGIPPGVREVVRQRLDRLPVAVVDVLTVAAVLGREFHPAVLAASAGLPPARLDALLDVAVAARLVLSGADGRYAFAHDLVRETLYDGLADGERRVRHAAVVRAVDEHAALAEWLIPADLARHAWLADAQLAAYRRAELLLAAARDAACRLALEESTVHLRRAATVATDPSQRIKIMIELTDRLFHTGGRDEADQILADTAALALTTDEPALLARFALNVHRHRQTNPRIAVDTERLVREAHRRLVGEPGDGAPVRSLEADLITATEALARRVHDDDALAFSLWARHDATWGPGTAAERVALTAEIREVARRGGDQETELWANSLRWVALLELGDPRYQDELTAFVTAARQTGKPRHQMAAAIDAGITSAFRGDFAGAETCFSDLGDLDDWEQPEHNNFLGHHLRWSYLLLKGDFDAADDLVDGLGDGDHPHLALLRGITAAERGDHRAATRIAVDLDAAGTTYPGPVVPLWLRLCAQATVADPGRCAEARQALLPYQGQWLVSLFGCDLSGPVDHWLGVIDAADRRWDDAVARFTAARDAADRMGARPWSLFARVALVEALLARGRPGDASTAATIRATTRDEARELALPQVLAGLAEDAPGGRAAATSTGTPTRPVPTPAAPAYEFRRDGAVWRLTYQGFTAHLPDAKGLHDLRLLLGSPGVDVSAVELLDPAAGPDLVAARRMGGDEVLDGEARNRYRRHLTRLDDEIDRAAARGDEPKVAALDAERSALIAQLRSAAGLAGRTRRLGDEAERARKTVTARIRDTLRRLDERHPPLAAHLRETVSTGAACRYLPAAPVPWRL
- a CDS encoding ABC transporter permease encodes the protein MSSDTATSTGPAPSVYVPSSEALATVLAPAARPPRPSPLSASLTFSWRAMLKIKHVPEQLFDVTMFPIIMVLMFTYLFGGALAGDPRDYLQFFLPGIMVTSVVMITMYTAVGLNSDIEKGIFDRFRTLPVWRPAALVGMIFGDVLRYILAATVILTLGLVLGFRPEGGLLGVLGGIGLLVVFSFAFSWVWTLFGLILRNEKSVMGASMMVLFPLTFLSNVFVDPSTMPGWLQAFVKANPITHLVSSVRASMAGTSDTSAMMWTFGWSVLFVVVFGILTMYRYNRR